One Penaeus chinensis breed Huanghai No. 1 chromosome 12, ASM1920278v2, whole genome shotgun sequence DNA segment encodes these proteins:
- the LOC125030915 gene encoding uncharacterized protein LOC125030915 — protein sequence MPRNSKYRLSKMEVWMSSLPGRRPGSNWFQQNRKAPTMNPQVTLHMDMHPPVLDTSRPKPPLPNKDMAQGASMRKPNQWWNSLRNMYQSFCAGSTPVTWVNPDMMNELPSVTYSQPYIPESQFLTMEPDGNGNTGGCLWYAAAPEGSQLQFMDPLHVWQQKFVFPVAHPQPCFPNFPNKKSKPSQPLNPEAKEWIPKEMRGKNELSPSSQGCFSSAEDSCGRSPSIKTSLDSTVCQDFCEITENEIAAIRNNDGSVKACSVSSAFPKQQDDQINFTEKSRCDKPVIKTDESNTTKSSSVENKNTGNTPVSYAVVAKKVLSSPEPPRAKSPNEKTKSAGVDQPLPKIFLKDKKYPKEKAAPLMEKSVHTLPFKTANKVQKKNSRKFLNELKALAHAESSDCGSLASESSFGSPCSDGFPQRICHGNILAPCGSQSWEKLKDICAPESRSPRTQRSNSECSSSNSRIRSTSESSVASVDSINIEFEDEVDKNNSLNNVCIISENCQPKCIDNTKLSNSVLAHILGLNDCKSEESDEEWDDSDSDWDEVQNDSTGLDDSWETFGLGLTIPVASFSLNSEKKDTDQGSSLNAEKNCDILDEEEDAFTCNLADVNRRWNEEIEKDISTKTEKRVNFGAVKVHPMVTWAHAYQQARRGPWEQYARDAARFSRHIADLEPVISHVLQEGHRQEVYRKLYGDSSS from the exons ATGCCACGAAACTCCAAATACAG ACTAAGTAAAATGGAAGTGTGGATGTCCTCTTTACCTGGCAGGAGGCCAGGAAGTAACTGGTTTCAACAGAACAGAAAGGCTCCTACCATGAACCCTCAGGTCACTCTGCATATGGATATGCACCCTCCAGTGCTTGACACCTCAAGGCCAAAACCACCACTGCCCAACAAGGATATGGCCCAGG GTGCAAGCATGAGAAAGCCAAACCAGTGGTGGAATTCCTTACGCAATATGTATCAATCCTTTTGTGCTGGGTCAACTCCTGTAACCTGGGTTAACCCAGACATGATGAATGAGCTTCCATCAGTAACCTACAGTCAGCCTTACATCCCGGAGAGCCAGTTTCTAACTATGGAGCCAGATGGAAATGGAAATACTGGTGGGTGCCTTTGGTATGCTGCTGCTCCTGAAGGATCACAGCTGCAGTTCATGGACCCCTTGCATGTCTGGCAACAGAAATTTGTCTTCCCAGTAGCTCACCCACAGCCTTGTTTCCCAAATTTCCCTAATAAGAAAAGCAAACCAAGCCAGCCTCTGAATCCAGAAGCAAAGGAGTGGATTCCCAAAGAAATGCGAGGGAAAAATGAATTAAGCCCTTCCTCTCAGGGCTGTTTCTCATCTGCTGAAGATTCTTGTGGCAGATCGCCTTCAATTAAAACCTCTCTTGATTCTACCGTTTGTCAAGATTTTTGTGAAATAACGGAAAATGAAATTGCTGCTATTCGTAACAATGATGGAAGTGTTAAGGCTTGTTCAGTTTCTTCAGCATTCCCAAAACAGCAGGATGACCAAATAAATTTTACAGAAAAGTCTCGTTGTGATAAGCCTGTGATAAAAACAGATGAAAGTAACACCACCAAGTCTTCATCAGTAGAAAATAAGAATACAGGAAATACTCCAGTTAGTTATGCTGTTGTTGCCAAGAAGGTTTTAAGCTCACCAGAACCACCAAGAGCAAAATCTccaaatgaaaagacaaaatcaGCAGGAGTTGATCAGCCCCTTCCCAAAATTTTCCTAAAAGATAAGAAGTACCCAAAAGAAAAAGCAGCTCCATTAATGGAAAAAAGCGTACACACACTTCCATTTAAAACTGCTAACAAAGTACAGAAGAAAAATAGCAGGAAATTCTTAAATGAGTTAAAAGCATTGGCTCATGCTGAAAGTAGTGATTGCGGTTCTTTAGCCAGTGAAAGTAGTTTTGGTTCTCCATGCAGTGATGGTTTTCCTCAAAGAATATGCCATGGAAACATTTTGGCTCCTTGTGGTTCACAGTCTTGGGAAAAGTTAAAGGATATATGTGCTCCAGAATCAAGGAGCCCCAGGACACAGCGCAGCAACAGTGAGTGTAGTTCCAGTAATAGCCGTATACGCAGTACTAGTGAGTCTAGTGTGGCAAGTGTAGATAGTATCAACATTGAGTTTGAAGATGAAGTTGACAAAAATAATTCATTGAATAATGTTTGTATTATTAGTGAAAATTGCCAACCAAAGTGCATTGACAATACAAAGTTGTCAAATAGTGTTCTTGCCCATATTTTAGGTCTTAACGACTGTAAAAGTGAAGAATCTGATGAAGAATGGGATGACTCAGATAGTGACTGGGATGAAGTACAAAATGATAGTACTGGCCTAGATGATAGTTGGGAAACATTTGGCCTTGGTCTTACTATTCCAGTAGCCTCTTTTAGCCTTAACAGTGAAAAAAAGGATACTGACCAAGGATCAAGCTTGAATGCAGAGAAAAACTGTGATATtttggatgaagaggaggatgcatTTACCTGCAATTTAGCTGATGTGAATAGGCGTTGGAatgaagaaattgagaaagaCATTTCCACAAAGACTGAAAAACGTGTTAATTTTGGAGCAGTGAAAGTGCACCCTATGGTCACTTGGGCACATGCCTATCAGCAGGCAAGAAGAGGACCGTGGGAACAGTATGCACGAGATGCAGCACGTTTCAGTCGTCACATAGCGGATTTAGAGCCTGTTATTTCACATGTGTTACAAGAAGGACACAGACAGGAAGTCTATCGAAAGCTTTATGGGGATTCCTCTAGCTAA